The sequence below is a genomic window from Candidatus Bathyarchaeota archaeon.
AAGACCGGAAAAGTATACGGGTTGGTTAATGAAAAACTACTGACAAATATGAAAAAGTATAAGAGTAAAGCGGGTATTGGACATGTCAGATATTCAACAGCAGGTAATTCCACTCTATATAACGCACAACCAATTTCCAATAGATCATTGTCTATTGCCCATAATGGAAATCTCGTCAACAACATTCAGCTAAGAAGGCAACTTACTAACGCAGGAAGCAAACTTAGGACAAAGAGCGATTCTGAGCTAATTCTTGCTCTATTAACCAAAGAAAGAGAATCAACAGAAGATTTATTCGAAGCTATTAGGAACTCTGTAAATCAGCTTGAGGGAGCATTCTCATTGGTCTTATTAACAAATGATGGAAAGATTGTTGCCATTAGAGATCCTTATGGTTTTAGACCCTTATGTGAGGGTGAAGCTGAGAACATTATAGCTTTCTCTTCAGAAAGCATTGCTTTGGATATAAATAACATAGACCTTTCAAGAGATATCCAACCTGGTGAGATGGTTATTGCGGACGAAAATGGAGTCCAAAGAAAGAGATACGCTTCGTATACTACAAGAGCACATTGCATGTTTGAATATGTCTATTTCAGTAGGGCGGATTCGATCATAGATGGTAGGAGCGTTTACAGAGTAAGGTACAAGTTGGGGGTGAATTTGGCAAGAACCTACAAAACCGATGCAGATGTTATTATACCTGTTCCGGATACTTCTAGAACTGCTGCTGAAGGTCTATCTCATGAAAGTGGCATACCTGTTGCTGAGGGGCTTATAAAGAATAGGTATGTACAGAGGACTTTCATAATGCCAGAGCAGAAACAGAGAGATGGTGCAGTTAAGATTAAGCTGAATCCATTGAAGACCGTTCTCAGTGATAAGAAAGTTCTATTAGTTGATGACAGCATCGTTCGTGGAACTACATTAAGAAACATAGTAAACATGATAAGAAAGGCTGGTGCCAGAGAAGTCCACGTTAGAGTTACTTGTCCTCCTATTATATCTCCCTGTTTCTACGGTATAGATATTGCTACTCATGATGAACTAATAGCTGCATATAAAAAGGTCGAGGAAATCAGAAAGAGTATAAAGTCTGATACTTTAGGTTATCAAAAGATCGATGGTCTTATTGATGCCATAGGAATGCCTAGAGAAGACCTTTGTCTTGGCTGTCTAATGGATCAATACCCAACATCCAAAGCTCAGGAGCTTTCTGATAGACTTAAAAATAAAATTAGAAAAAAGAGAATTCGATATTGGGAAGATGATTAGGATTTTATTTATTCAATGATAATGGGAGGAAATGAAAAAGATGCCGTTAGTAGCCGTTATTATGGGAAGCAAAAGCGATGAAAAAATTGCTGATAAAGTCACAAATAAACTTGATGGGCTAAAGATCTCAAATGAAGTGAAGATTCTTTCAGCACACAGAAATCCAGATGAACTGGCAGAATATGTAAAAAGTTCTAGTGTGGAAATTTTCATAGCAATAGCGGGTTTGGCTGCTCATCTACCTGGCGTAATAGCGTCAATCACCACTAAACCTGTAATTGGGGTGCCTGTTAGTTCAAAAATCGGAGGTTTAGATGCATTGCTTTCAATAGTTCAGATGCCGAAAGGAGTTCCGGTAGCATGCGTTGGCATAGACAACGGAGAGAATGCTGCAATCTTAGCTCATAGAATTCTATCTCTATCTAAGAAATAATAGAAAGGGGGAAAATTAGATTTTGAGCTGGTCTTACACTAAAGCTGGAGTAGATGTAAAGAAGGTCAAGAAAACTCAAAATGAAATAGGTAAGATTATTGAAGAGACTTTCAAATTTAGAGATAACAAATTTGGTCAAGTCCTAGGAAAATTTGGGCATTATGCCTCTTTAATAGATATCGGCAATGGAAAAGCATTAGCGCTTCATAGCGATGGTTGCGGAACTAAAGTCCTGATATCTCAATTGATGAAAAAATTCGATACTATTGGTATTGATTGTGTAGCAATGTGTGTTAATGATCTTATTTGCTTGGGGGCGGAACCTGTAGCACTAATAGATTACCTTGCTGTTGAGACAATTAATGAGAACATGATAAATGAGATAATTAAGGGATTAGTAGAAGGGGCAAGAACAGCCAAAGTTTCGATAGTTGGAGGGGAAACTGCTGTGATGCCAGATGTAATAAAAGGTGTAGAACCAGGGCTTGGATTCGATCTAGCTGCATTGTGTACTGGTGTTGTAAATAAAGATAAGATAATTGATGGTAGAGATATCAAAGTAGGAGATGTCATAATTGGACTTGAAAGTAGTGGAATACATAGCAATGGACTAACACTTGCAAGGAAAGTATTGTTAGATCAAGGTAAATTAAGTTTAGATGGCAAACCTGAGGGATTAGATAACACATTAGGTGAAGAGTTGCTAAGACCAACTAAAATTTATGTCAATGAAGTTCTTTCAATAATAAAGGATTTCGAAGTTCACGGAATTGCCCATATTACTGGCGGTGCATTTGGAAAGTTAAAAAGATTTGAAAACTATGCAACTGTAGGCTTTGATTTTGAAATTAACATAACAAAATACATTTTTGATCTAATCCAAAAAGTAGGAAAAATAACCGATGAAGAGATGTATAAGATTTTCAACATGGGCATTGGTATTTGCATCATTGTTCCGAAGGAAATTGCGGATGATGTAGTTTCAGCCTCTGAAAAACATGATTCAAAAGCATTTTCAATAGGAAAGATAGTAAAAGAGCTTGGCGTAAGGATCAGAAGTGATGAAAAACTTTTGAAGATTTAATTTGAATCCATATTTTGATAAAAAGATAAATAGCCCAATATGACAACGTAAAAGAAGTAACTACAGGTTTGGATGGATGAGTATTGATAAAAAGAGAAGACATGCAAGAAATCGCTCGAAAATATAAAGATCCAATAGGCGTGGTTTTAGGCTCTCATTCAGCGTTGGATGCTTTAGCTGGACTTAGAAATTATGGAATGAAAGGTTTGGTTTATGTTACTAAAGAGAGGGCTTCGATTTATTTAAGAGAGCCCAGGGTTGGAGAACCAAACGAAGCCATTGATTCACTACCTACTAAAACGAAATCTGATGTTCTGGTTACCGAAGACATCCAAGATGTAATAAACAAAAGGAATGAAAGCTGGAAAGAAGCTATTTTGTTGGTTGATAAATACGATGACATACTTAAATCAGAAATGCAAGATGCGCTATTAGAACTTGAGGGCATACAGATTCCCAACAGAGCCTTTTCTGTATATGTAGGTGGAGAAGCCTGCAAAAAGATCGAGGATGATTTTCATATTCCAATTTTTGGATCCAGAAATCTACTGAAGATTGAGAATAGAGAAGAAGTTAAGAAGAATTATTATTGGTACTTGGAAAAGGGTGGATTACCACATCCCAAAGAAATAACATATAAAGTAACCGATGATGGTATAAAACTAAATGAAAAATTAGACCAACCTGTAGTAATGAAGATTCCACATGCTTCTAGAAGACTAGAAAGAGGATTCATATTCGCTGCTGATGGAAGTGGTCTTGAAGAAGAAGTCAGAAAAGAAGTTGCCGCAGGCCACATATTACATGAAGATTTGAAAGATGGAAGAGCTGAGGAATACGTACCTGGAGTAACTGCGAACTTTAATTTCTTCTATTCACCGATCTATGCGAAAGAGAATTGGGGAGATCTAGAGAAGCATATTGAGAAATGGAAGCTAGCCAACGAGCTATTATCTATTGATGAGAGAAGGGAGACAACCCATGATGGGATTCTCAGAATGCTAGCAAAAGAGCAGATAAAAGTTGATTGGAGCAAAACTAATTATCCTCAAAGTTTTGAGGTCACTGCTCATAGTATGATAAGCTTAAGAGAGTCTTTGATTAGGAAGATTTACCCTATTGCTGATAAATTATTAGAACTTATGCAAGAAGAGGATCCTCCAGGATTAATAGGATCCTATTGTGTTCAGACTCTGATTACTTTTCAAGAGGAACCATTCGTCAAAGCATTATCACAAGGAGTCTATGATACTGGTGAAAAAAGCGTATATGATTTCGTATTCAAGACACAAGACTTAGCTGTTAGACACGGAGGAGGCACGAATGTTCACATGGCAATTGGTTCTCAGTACGCCAACGCCAAATATAATAGACCCATGAGCATGGGCGATAGAATAATCCTTGAGTTAATCCTGGCCAAAAAGAAAGGGATGCTAGAGGAAATAGTGACCTAGTTAATTCCTATTCTTTACTCCAAAGTAGAAAAAGTTATACAAAAGATTCAATTGGGCATTTATTGCCCAATTAGCAATTTCATAGATTAATTGGATAGCTACCATGCTTTATTACAGCAGAATATAATGCTTCAATATTCCATGGTGGGACATCGGGCTGAATTATATGCCCAGGTGCCACGATATATCCCCCTCCAGCGGCGCCAGCTTTTAAGGCTCGTTTAACTTCATTCTCGACATCTTCAACTGTTCCCCTTGGAAGAATACTTTGTGACCCAATACCACCGCAGAATGTGATTTTATCACCATACTTCTCTTTGAGTGTTGCTAGATCCATATCAGGACATTCTGGTTGTACAGGATTTACAACATCTACACCGATCTCAATAAGATCAGGAATGAATAAAGCCATATTTCCACAACTATGATAGTATACTTTCCCTTTAGTCTTGCTATGAATAAGGTCAAAGAGTTGCTTATGTAGGGGCTTTAAATATTTTCTATAAATATCAGGTTTCAGAAGGGATGTAGTCTGAGCTCCCAGATCATCTCCCGTTGCCACCATCGTTACATAGTCACCTACTTCATCCAAGATCATACCATATAACTGCAACACTTGCTTAGTAACTATGTCAAATACTGCTTCAGCCATTTTAGGCCTCATATACATGTCTTCAATTAACTTGTTGAAACCTCGTCTCATCCATGAATTCTCAAATATTCCGCTTCCGGCTACATTTACAACACAAACAGCAAATCCAGCATCATCCATTCTTTTGGCTTTTTTCTCTTGCCCCTTTGCAGAGAAATCCTTCTCTGGTTCTGGCCAATATGGATCGTTAACAATTTCATCTACATCCTCGGCAGATTCCAGTGGTGCTGGATTAGCGAACTCCATATAGGTTTTACCGGCTTTTCTATGAAATCCGAATTCATCGATAAATGAATTATCTGGAAACATTTTCTTCGGCAGAAATGGCTTTGTAAACCTCAAAGAAACGGGTCTAAAATCAATTCTATAGTGTCGATAAATAGCTTCATCTATTGGTGGTAACCAAAATGCATTATATGAAGATCCTGATGGCCAATAATCTATCTCGAAGAAATAAGTTTGTAAATTCAACATGTGTTTAAGTCTGAAATAAGCCTGTTTTGTAATCCATGATAAACAACCTCCAAGTTCTGCTGGTACTCTATCAGCTTCTTGATGATCAAGTATTTTCCAGACTCTTTCCCTAGGAGTATATTTCTCTCCTGGATGAATAATTGCTCTATCGCCTCTTCTGTAACCGGGCATCATACAATTTCTCACTCCTTTAATTGGAAAATTTGAAAGACTTTAGAATATCAAACTCCAAATCATAAGCCTTTCGATAGCATATATTGTTATTCTAAAGTCTGATATTCTAATATCTTTGATTTAAAAATTGATTTCAGAATCATATATGTAAGGATAGTAGATGGAATCAATTGTAGAAATATGTAGACAGGCAAAGCAAATAAATAGCTGACAAATGGAAAACCCAATGCCATAACAACTACTACATAGGTTAATGGAATATCTAAAATTGCACAAGCCACACTCATAGCTAGAATCCTAAACCGAAGATCGATTTTGGGCTTAAATTTCAAAATACCTTTGGAAACAAAACCTGCTACCACAGCGAATATGGGATTTATAAAAGGCCATAGCCAAGAAAGTGGATTTGCAAAAGTAATTAATCCTATGAATGCTTGAACTTCGGTCGTTATTATCGCTCCTAAGGGTCCGAATAAAGCAGCCGATATTAGGATCCATGTGTATGTGTTAATAAATGCTAAAGGCGTGCCACCTCCTCCTGTAAGTATAGCATCTGCTCTTCCAGCTATTGATTCTAATACTCCTGCGATTACTCCAAAAACTAAAGCAGTCATTGTTTCTCTTCGATTTAATCCGAGTTTTAACTTAGATATGCTTAGCATGGTAAATAACCATTAATTGAGTAATTACTCAATAAGGAGTACAACTAATATATATTGTTTTAGAAATGTTTTCATTGAAAATTAGTGGGGCGCTTTGATATTTTTCCGAATATCTAAAGCTTTTTTAACAATTGTGATTTGTTATCCTTTAGTTCATCAATAGTTAATGGAATTTTCTGCTTTTTAACTCCTAAAGCTCTTAGAGTTTGAGAAACCAATGGTGGTTTCATATCTGCAAGTGATAGTAGGCGATTATCTGATAAAATAGATCTAGTATCTGTTCCTCCTAACATTCTCCCTGAATCAATAACATATATTCTATCGGAAACTTTAGCAACGAATTCTACATCATGAGATGCGATTACTATGGATTTACTAGAATTTTTTTCTTCCTTGATTATTTTCTCAATCTTGTCTATAGGTATAGAACTTAAATTAGCTGTAGGTTCATCGAGCAGTAGAAGATCTGGATCATAAGCTAGAATAGAGGCTACAGATATTATTCGCTTTTCACCCATACTTAGCCTATATGGTGGCTTATCCAATAT
It includes:
- the purF gene encoding amidophosphoribosyltransferase; translated protein: KTGKVYGLVNEKLLTNMKKYKSKAGIGHVRYSTAGNSTLYNAQPISNRSLSIAHNGNLVNNIQLRRQLTNAGSKLRTKSDSELILALLTKERESTEDLFEAIRNSVNQLEGAFSLVLLTNDGKIVAIRDPYGFRPLCEGEAENIIAFSSESIALDINNIDLSRDIQPGEMVIADENGVQRKRYASYTTRAHCMFEYVYFSRADSIIDGRSVYRVRYKLGVNLARTYKTDADVIIPVPDTSRTAAEGLSHESGIPVAEGLIKNRYVQRTFIMPEQKQRDGAVKIKLNPLKTVLSDKKVLLVDDSIVRGTTLRNIVNMIRKAGAREVHVRVTCPPIISPCFYGIDIATHDELIAAYKKVEEIRKSIKSDTLGYQKIDGLIDAIGMPREDLCLGCLMDQYPTSKAQELSDRLKNKIRKKRIRYWEDD
- the purE gene encoding 5-(carboxyamino)imidazole ribonucleotide mutase, which codes for MPLVAVIMGSKSDEKIADKVTNKLDGLKISNEVKILSAHRNPDELAEYVKSSSVEIFIAIAGLAAHLPGVIASITTKPVIGVPVSSKIGGLDALLSIVQMPKGVPVACVGIDNGENAAILAHRILSLSKK
- the purM gene encoding phosphoribosylformylglycinamidine cyclo-ligase, whose amino-acid sequence is MSWSYTKAGVDVKKVKKTQNEIGKIIEETFKFRDNKFGQVLGKFGHYASLIDIGNGKALALHSDGCGTKVLISQLMKKFDTIGIDCVAMCVNDLICLGAEPVALIDYLAVETINENMINEIIKGLVEGARTAKVSIVGGETAVMPDVIKGVEPGLGFDLAALCTGVVNKDKIIDGRDIKVGDVIIGLESSGIHSNGLTLARKVLLDQGKLSLDGKPEGLDNTLGEELLRPTKIYVNEVLSIIKDFEVHGIAHITGGAFGKLKRFENYATVGFDFEINITKYIFDLIQKVGKITDEEMYKIFNMGIGICIIVPKEIADDVVSASEKHDSKAFSIGKIVKELGVRIRSDEKLLKI
- a CDS encoding DUF1297 domain-containing protein; its protein translation is MIKREDMQEIARKYKDPIGVVLGSHSALDALAGLRNYGMKGLVYVTKERASIYLREPRVGEPNEAIDSLPTKTKSDVLVTEDIQDVINKRNESWKEAILLVDKYDDILKSEMQDALLELEGIQIPNRAFSVYVGGEACKKIEDDFHIPIFGSRNLLKIENREEVKKNYYWYLEKGGLPHPKEITYKVTDDGIKLNEKLDQPVVMKIPHASRRLERGFIFAADGSGLEEEVRKEVAAGHILHEDLKDGRAEEYVPGVTANFNFFYSPIYAKENWGDLEKHIEKWKLANELLSIDERRETTHDGILRMLAKEQIKVDWSKTNYPQSFEVTAHSMISLRESLIRKIYPIADKLLELMQEEDPPGLIGSYCVQTLITFQEEPFVKALSQGVYDTGEKSVYDFVFKTQDLAVRHGGGTNVHMAIGSQYANAKYNRPMSMGDRIILELILAKKKGMLEEIVT
- a CDS encoding energy-coupling factor ABC transporter ATP-binding protein, whose protein sequence is MLLNVKNILFRYPGGQPVLKGASFLADKGEVVSIIGPNGSGKTTLLLIAAGLLEPNKGEVLLDERNIGEQLPEIRRRIGLVFQDPDDQLFNPTVREEILFTLRQLYPNSRVVKDKISNIAKKFELNSILDKPPYRLSMGEKRIISVASILAYDPDLLLLDEPTANLSSIPIDKIEKIIKEEKNSSKSIVIASHDVEFVAKVSDRIYVIDSGRMLGGTDTRSILSDNRLLSLADMKPPLVSQTLRALGVKKQKIPLTIDELKDNKSQLLKKL